Proteins from a single region of Pseudomonas ekonensis:
- a CDS encoding DUF1653 domain-containing protein, whose product MPIQPGLYQHYKGPQYRVFSVARHSETEEEVVFYQALYGEYGFWVRPLSMFLESVEVDGEQVPRFALVQAEPSIFTGP is encoded by the coding sequence ATGCCGATACAACCTGGGCTGTACCAGCATTACAAAGGTCCGCAGTACCGCGTATTCAGTGTCGCGCGGCATTCCGAGACCGAAGAGGAAGTGGTCTTTTACCAAGCCCTGTATGGCGAATACGGCTTCTGGGTACGCCCTTTGAGCATGTTTCTGGAGTCCGTCGAGGTTGACGGCGAGCAGGTGCCACGCTTTGCTTTGGTGCAGGCCGAACCGAGCATCTTTACCGGGCCGTGA
- the fadA gene encoding acetyl-CoA C-acyltransferase FadA: MSLNPRDVVIVDFGRTPMGRSKGGMHRNTRAEDMSAHLISKLLERNTKVDPAEVEDVIWGCVNQTLEQGWNIARMASLMTQIPHTSAGQTVSRLCGSSMSALHTAAQAIMTGNGDVFVVGGVEHMGHVSMMHGVDPNPHMSLYAAKASGMMGLTAEMLGKMHGITREQQDAFGLRSHQLAHKATVEGKFKDEIIPMQGYDENGFLKTFDYDETIRPETTLESLATLKPAFNPKGGTVTAGTSSQITDGASCMIVMSAQRAQDLGIQPMAVIRSMAVAGVDPAIMGYGPVPATQKALKRAGLGINDIDFFELNEAFAAQALPVLKDLKVLDKMNEKVNLHGGAIALGHPFGCSGARISGTLLNVMKQNGGTFGVATMCIGLGQGISTVFERV; the protein is encoded by the coding sequence ATGAGCTTGAATCCTAGAGACGTCGTGATCGTCGACTTCGGTCGTACTCCGATGGGCCGCTCCAAGGGCGGCATGCACCGCAACACCCGCGCCGAAGACATGTCGGCGCACCTGATCAGCAAACTGCTGGAGCGCAACACCAAGGTCGACCCGGCGGAAGTCGAGGACGTGATCTGGGGCTGCGTGAACCAGACCCTGGAGCAAGGCTGGAACATCGCGCGCATGGCGTCGCTGATGACCCAGATCCCGCACACCTCGGCCGGCCAGACCGTCAGCCGCCTGTGCGGTTCGTCGATGAGCGCCCTGCACACCGCGGCGCAAGCGATCATGACCGGCAACGGTGACGTGTTCGTGGTGGGCGGCGTCGAGCATATGGGCCACGTGAGCATGATGCACGGCGTCGATCCGAATCCGCACATGTCGCTGTACGCGGCCAAGGCGTCGGGCATGATGGGCCTGACCGCCGAAATGCTCGGCAAGATGCACGGCATCACCCGTGAACAGCAGGACGCCTTCGGCCTGCGCTCCCACCAGCTCGCCCACAAGGCGACCGTTGAGGGCAAGTTCAAGGATGAGATCATCCCGATGCAGGGCTACGACGAGAACGGTTTCCTGAAAACCTTCGACTACGACGAAACCATTCGTCCGGAAACCACCCTGGAAAGCCTGGCGACCCTGAAGCCGGCCTTCAACCCGAAGGGCGGCACCGTGACGGCCGGCACTTCGTCGCAGATCACCGACGGTGCCTCGTGCATGATCGTGATGTCGGCGCAGCGTGCCCAGGATCTGGGCATCCAGCCGATGGCGGTGATCCGTTCGATGGCGGTGGCGGGCGTGGATCCGGCGATCATGGGCTACGGCCCGGTGCCGGCCACGCAGAAGGCGCTGAAGCGTGCGGGCCTGGGCATCAACGACATCGACTTCTTCGAGCTCAACGAAGCGTTCGCGGCGCAGGCCCTGCCAGTGCTCAAGGACCTGAAAGTGCTCGACAAGATGAACGAGAAGGTTAACCTGCATGGCGGCGCGATCGCCCTGGGTCACCCGTTCGGTTGCTCCGGTGCACGGATTTCCGGCACCTTGCTGAACGTGATGAAGCAGAATGGCGGCACCTTCGGGGTGGCCACCATGTGCATTGGTCTCGGCCAAGGCATCTCCACCGTCTTCGAACGCGTTTAA